Within Dysosmobacter sp. Marseille-Q4140, the genomic segment CAGCACCAGCGACAGCGGCGCGCTGGGCGTGATCGTCAGCCGCGCCGCCGTGGCGGCGCCGTCCTCGTCCACCGCCGTCACGGCCGGGGGCTCCTCCATGGCCGCCTGCTCCGCCTCCTGTGCGGCTTGGGCGGTGGCCTCGTCGATGCGGTAGGTCCACCGGGCCCCCAGAGGCGAGATCTCCAGCGTCTCCATGGTGATGGGGCCCCAGGAGGTCTGGGCGGTGACGCCGGCCACATCCAGCGTCACCACGCTCTCCTCTCCCATATCCTCCGAGATGGGGAAGGCGAAGTCCCCGGTGAAGATGGGGGCGAAGATGCTCTTATCTCCGATCTCCCACTTCCAAAGGCCCGGGATGCGGAGCGTCAGTCCCGCCAGGTCCCCGTCGGCGGTGACGTCCACCACCAGGGCGATCTTGTTGTCGGTGGGATCGCCGTCTTCCAGGCAGGTGACGCCGATGAAGTAGGAGAGGTCCTCCACCTCCCGGCCCTCCGCCGTCTCCAGCCGCATCCGATGGGTCTCCGGATCGTCATTGCTGGAGAGCCAGTAGACCGCGTCGCCCTCCAGCGCGGGCAGCACGGTCCCCTCCGGGGCCTCCACCTCCAGCATCAGGTACAGCGCCCCCTGGCCGCCGAAGGCCGCCTGAGGCGTCATGGTGGCGCCGTTGCTGGTGACGGCGGCGGGCAGCGTCCCGCTGAGGGCCTCCACCACCGCCTGCTGTCCCTGGTCCATAGGGCCGAAATACGCCTCCCACAGAGGAAACGTCACCGCCGCCGCAGTACCCACCAACAGCACTGCGGCCAGCACCGCCGCCATGCCCCGCTTCACCCAGGGAGAACGGCGGGGAGCCGCCTGCTCCGCCATGAGGGCGTCGGTCAGTTCCGCTCTGCCCTGCTCCGTAAAGCGCAGGCGGTCCAGTTCACTCCGATAGACATTCTGTTCCATAACTGCCTCCCAGCATCGTTTTCAGCTTGGCCTTGCCCCGGTAGAGGTAGGTGCTGACCTGTCTGGGGGCACACCCCATCAGCGCCGCGATCTCCTCCACGGTATATTCCTCGTAATAGCGCAGGTAGACGGCCCGGCGGTACTTCTCCGGCAGGGCCTGCACCGCCTCCAGCACCGGGCTCTCCCCCGGCTCCGGCAAGTAGACGGCGGCGTCTGCCGCGGCCTCCATGGGCGCCCGGCGGCGCTGCCAGGCGGACTTGCGCCAGTCCTTGCAGCAGTTGACCGCCACCCGCAGCACCCAGGCCCGCTCCAGCCGCTCCTCATCAAAGCGGCGGGGGCTGGTCAGCAGCTTCAAAAGCACCGTCTGGCAGATATCCTGGGCGTCGTGGATGCTGCCGGTCCAGGTGTACGCCAAGCGCAGCACCGTGTCCGACCAGCGGTCCACCGCCGCCTCCGCCTGTTCTCTTGTGTATGTGATGACTTCCGTTGGTATCCACTCCTCTCGCGGCGCCGTTCACTGATAAAACGACAAAGCCCCGGCCAATCTGGCGGCAGGATGAAAAAAAGCCGCCGGGAATATTTCCCGGCGGCTTTGGCGTGGCTTGGGAGATCAGCCCTCCTGGGCGATCTTGCGGCCCATGAGAGTGCCCATGACGGAGGCCATCATCAGCCCCCGGGTCCAGCCGGAGCTGTCGCCCAGGCAGTGGAGACCCTGGAGGCTGGTGTTGAAGTCGGTGTCCATCTTCACCCGGTTGGAGTAGAACTTCAGCTCGGGAGAGTACAGCAGCGTCTCCGTGGAGGCGAAGCCAGGCACCACGTAGTCCATGGCCTGGATGAAGTTGATAATGTTCATCATGGCCCGGTAGGGCATGGCGGCGGTGATGTCGCCGGCCACGGCATCCGGCAGGGTGGGCCGGATATTGGACTGGGCCAGCTCCTTCTGCCAGGTGCGCTTGCCGTCCAGAATGTCGCCGAAACGCTGGACCAGGATCTGGCCGTTGGCCAGCATGTTGGTCAGCTCGCCCACCTTCTGGGCGTAGGCGATGGGCTGGTTAAAGGGCACGGAGAAGTTGTGGGAGCAGAGGATGGAGAGGTTGGTGTTGTCGCTCTTGAGGTCCTTGTAGGAGTGGCCGTTGACCACCGCCAGGTCGTTGTCGTAGTTCTCCTGGCTGACGAAGCCGCCGGGATTCTGGCAGAAGGTGCGGACCTTGTTCTTGAAGGGCTTGGGATAGCCTACCAGCTTGGACTCATACAGCACCCGGTTCACCAGCTCCATGACCTCGTTGCGCACCTCCACACGCACGCCGATGTCCACGGTGCCGGGGGCGTGGGCGATGCCGTGCTCGGCGCAGAGCTTTTCCAGCCAGTCGGCGCCCCGGCGGCCGGTGGCCACCACGGTGTGCTTGGCGTAGATCTCCAGGTCGGTTTTGCCGTTGGAGATGGCCACGCCCTTGCAGACGTCATTTTCCAGAATGATGTTGCTGCACTCATAGCCGAAGTACATCTCCACGCCGTTTTCCTGG encodes:
- a CDS encoding RNA polymerase sigma factor, which encodes MDRWSDTVLRLAYTWTGSIHDAQDICQTVLLKLLTSPRRFDEERLERAWVLRVAVNCCKDWRKSAWQRRRAPMEAAADAAVYLPEPGESPVLEAVQALPEKYRRAVYLRYYEEYTVEEIAALMGCAPRQVSTYLYRGKAKLKTMLGGSYGTECLSE
- a CDS encoding FAD-dependent oxidoreductase yields the protein MNADVVIVGAGPAGIFTALEMIKKGSRQKIVMVEKGQPVEKRHCPKDKTRKCMNCKPYCHITTGFSGAGAFSDGKLSLSYEVGGDLPTLIGEDLAQETIHYADQIYLEFGADTHIEGLEHEAERKEIRKRAIQAGLKLVDCPIRHMGTEKAQAIYLGIERFLQENGVEMYFGYECSNIILENDVCKGVAISNGKTDLEIYAKHTVVATGRRGADWLEKLCAEHGIAHAPGTVDIGVRVEVRNEVMELVNRVLYESKLVGYPKPFKNKVRTFCQNPGGFVSQENYDNDLAVVNGHSYKDLKSDNTNLSILCSHNFSVPFNQPIAYAQKVGELTNMLANGQILVQRFGDILDGKRTWQKELAQSNIRPTLPDAVAGDITAAMPYRAMMNIINFIQAMDYVVPGFASTETLLYSPELKFYSNRVKMDTDFNTSLQGLHCLGDSSGWTRGLMMASVMGTLMGRKIAQEG